From the genome of Triticum aestivum cultivar Chinese Spring chromosome 1A, IWGSC CS RefSeq v2.1, whole genome shotgun sequence:
ttattggccgaagagttgtctcggtcatgtcttcatggttcccgaacccgtagggtctacacacttaaggttcgatgacgctagggttattaggaagatttgtatgtgattaccgaatgttgttaggagtcccggatgagatcccggacgtcacgaggagttctggaatagtctggaggtgaagatttatatatgggaagtcatcatacggtcaccggaaatattcgggggtatactggtattgtaccgggaccaccggaggggttccgggggtccaccgagagggtccacctgccccggagggccttatgggctgtaagtggaagggaaccagccacTAGTGGGATGGGCGCCATCCCCccagggcccatgcacctagggtttggggggaaccctaaagggggcgccccccttgcttgggaggcaagccccctcccccttggccgccgccccctctagatctcatctagaggggctggcccccttcccccttctccctataaatagaggggcgaggggagggctagaagaccacatccaaggcgcatcccctcccctcaccaacacctctcctcctccgcatgagcttggcgaagccctgccggagaactgccactccatcaccaccacgctgtcgtgctgctgttggagccttcttcctcaacctctccctcctccttgctggatcaaggcgcgggggacgtcaccgggctgcacgtgtgttgaacgcggaggcgccgttgttcggtgcttagatcggattcggacgcgatctgaatcgctacgtgtacgactcctccaactgtgttcttgcaacgcttccgactcgcgatcttcaagggtatgaagatgcactcccctctctctcgttgctagttactccatagattgatcttggtgatgcgtagaaattttttaatatctgcaacgatccccaacacccaagacccctgtgcgcttaggatgtagatcggcgtgctggcctctctgttgagcctaggtagggctacgatgtgttgatcttcAAATAACACCATGCCCATGTTTTGTTGTTCCTGCAAGTCCTCCTTCCTCTCGTCCAAGTTATCTCCAGTGCGCACACCCTTAGGCTTGGATTTTTGGTTTCTGTTGTGGCACCGGGTGCCCCACGCAGTAGTCGCTGGAGCTCGCAAATTTTTGAAGGTCAAAGCCGAGGGAGGGTGAACCCCGTCCCCGTGTTCCTTCAACTCATGGCCCATCATTCCATAGACCTGGCACCAATCGGGAAGGCGCCCGTCTGCTATAAAATAAGAAACGGTTTCTTCAGAATTTCGTACATGTGCCGCACGCATTGTGGCCCAATGAAGTCAGCCCACGCAGCTGGGAAAATCTTTTTTGCCGCATGTAGCGGCAAATAGTTGGAGCTTAGCATAGGGCGCCAAAGACTGAGCCGCCCTTTTTTTgtgttctctttctatttttttttcttttttgttccttttctttttctttcatgttCGTTTTTTCCCTCCCaatttttttcttaaattcaaaattttcaaaaaatgttaagaatttcattttttttgaaattttcaaaaaatgttcagaatttcaaaattgTGGCCACACAACAACCAAATAAGGAGGCAACCACAACCCCAAGACAGAGGTAGGCCCAGAGAGAAAAAAAGGCACGAGTTGGATAATCACTGCCACGCCAATCAACTCCACCACTATCAAGATCTCACGGGCCAAACATGACCTGTGAGAAGACCGCAGCTTCCCACTCTGTCACCCACCGCTGCAGAGAGCATTTTTGATGGACATCAATTATCTCTCCCGTTGCTTCTTGCAAAAATAATATCTTTTTGGTTGCAACCCACGGGCATATATGCTGGTCATATCCTATAAAATTTCTACAAAATTCCTCCAAACCGAAGGAGGTTAGTGTAGCGTTGTAATATTTTCCAAGCAATCTTTTTTGGAAAACGTTACCTTTCAACCGGCGGATGAGTCGCTTGTATCGACCACCTACGTGGCCGTCTGATTTAATTTTGATCGCACGGCATTGTAGCGCTACGCGAGACGGCCCAACAAATTTTGTAACATTGGCCATGTTGCACACACAAGCTTGTAATACAGGCTATGTTACAAACATATGAAGCACCAACAAGTAGCCAGCttgatttttttcattatttttttccTGCAACATCATCCTTGTTGCAAAAATCCTCCCACAGCGTCATCTATGTTGCGGAAAGGTGAAAGACGGAAAGAAAAATCTGTAATGCAACCTCTGTTGCAAATATTTTTTTACAGTATAACCTTTGTTACATAAATAATGCTTACGAAAATAATGTGTCACGCTAAAAAAACACCAATGAGCCATTCGTCTTTTCTTCGTTCGTCTTTGCAAAATGGTTTCTGTTGCAAAAAACATCTACAATAtgacctttgttgcaaaaaaaatccACAGACATTTCCGCAACATAAACTCTATTACAAAAAATTCTACAATATGCCATTTGTGGTAAAAAAATTACAAATGTTTCGCAACACGATCTCTGTTGCAGAAAATATTCTGTAACATAAACTCTGTCACGGAAAAAATTCTACACACGTTTGAGCAACATGATTTCTGTTGCGAAAAATTATGCAACATAATCTATATTACAAAAGCTAGGATGTCCGTCAGCCACTTGATGATGTCAGGTCTGGCGGCTAGCGACCCGgccgatcttttaaaaagatcagcCGGCGGACGCGTAGCACGCCCCATCTTTTTTTGGCAGGATTTGAAAATTGACACCGATGCACTGGTTACCATACATATTTTTTTGCAATTGCCATTTCCCCCCTCAGGTTTAGGCTGGTCATaatggagagtaacttagactagtgtcatgcatatgacactagcctaagttactaccttcataatgtaAAATAACATAATAATAGTATCTTAGATGTCtttatttattagcttgtagactcatcttatctTGAAAAACGCTAtgctacagtaacatattatgttaccacatctcattaattacttgccacataagcaaaaaaaattGAAGTGCGCTATGTTATTAGCTAAGTTACtccttttttttttgaggatcaatGCCGCTTTATTACTCAAGTATAGCTAGGAATCTCTTCTAAGATTGTCTGAAGGATACAATCAGGTGGCACCGTCCACCACACATTACACCTCCCATCACCTAATCCTACTTTTGCTAGCTTATCCGCAGCTCCATTAGCATCACGCTTGGTCCACGTGACCTTTACCTGCATGAAGTGGTTTAGCATATTCTTGATCTCCTGAATGCATGGCCCCAAGCTTGAGAGATCTTCTTCCCTTCTGTTGATCACCGCCACAACTGCCCTGTTATCCAGTTCAACATGTAGATTCTGCACTTGCGCTTGCATAGCAAGGGAGATAGCTCGTCGACATGCTAGCGCCTCTGTCTTCTCTGGGCAAGCCACATGATCGAAGACCTCACATGCTGCAGCTATAAAAGCCCCATTGTGATCTCTCATAACGACACCCGCACCTCCCTTTCCACGAACTTGGGAAAAAGCTCCATCAACGTTCACCTTGATCCATCCCTCCTCGGGTGCCTCCCACTTCACTCGTAAATCTGGTTGGCGAGGAGGTACCAGTTTGTCATGTATCCCCTTCCACTCCTCCACAAGCCTTACTACCCGGTTCATTATTTCATGTGGATCCTCGATCCGTTTGCCGTCCCTCGCCTCATTTCGAGCTAGCCAAAGAGCATAGATGGATTGGATCATCACGGCTCGCTCCTCCCCTCCTGCCTGTGCGAACCAATCAAGAAGCCACTGAGAAACTGCACTATGAGAATCAAACTCACACGGTGGGATCGCCATCGAAATTCCCTTTTCTGACTGCAGCTTTTTCCAATAGAGAACCGAATGTGGGCATCCCCAAAACCTGTGATAGATCGTCTCATCACGTCCACAAGCCGCACAAAACACACCCGCTTTTATCCTTCTTCGCTGTAACTCATGTCCAACAGCAAGCCCATTCCTCAGCAACCGCCACATATGGATCTTCGCTTTGCCCGGGGCTGAGGTATCCCACATTGCCATCCAACATTTGTGGCGCTGAACCATAGAAGATGACTCTTGTCTTCCCGTCCTCGCCTGATTCATCGTCACTCGAAGATGATACGCTGACCTCACCGTGAAGTATCCATCTTTGGTGAAGTTCCAAGCTAGATAATCATCAGTACCAGGACCTCCAATTGTAATCTATTTGATGTCAGTCGCATCATCCTGAGAGAACATCGAGTCCACTACCTGTTCGTTCCACCTTGTGCCCGAGTTATCAAGCAAATGGCTCACCTTTGTGACTCCCGGGACATACTCGGCACCCAGTGGTGTCAAGCTGCCACCCCTCGGAATCCATTGATCATGGTGTATATTAATGGTGGAGCCGTCTCCAACTCGCCACACCAAGCCGGCTCTGAGGAGATCTCTCCCATGAAGAATACTCCTGAACGTGTATGAGCCACCATCTGGACATGTTGCCTTCATGATTCCCCCTTCACTATAATATCTAGCTTTTAGGACGCGAGCACATAGCGAAGAGGGGACTCTCAACAGTCGCCATGCTTGTTTGGCCAATAATGCTTGGTTGAAAGCCTCGGGATCTCTGAATCCCATGCCACCATCACGCTTCGCTGCACACATTTTGTCCCAGGCTATCCAATGCACTTTGCGTTCACCATTTACCGCCCCCCACCAGAATTTTGAGGAGATAGATGTCAAGTTCCGGCACATCTTCTTTGTGAGGTGAAAACAGCTCATGGTAAATGCTGGAGTTGCTTGCAGCCCGGATTTCACTAGAACTTCCCGTGCTTTCTTTGACAGCCCTTGGCCCTTCCATCCAGTAACTTTTTTCTTCGAACTCTCTACCACATATTTGAACGTTCCATCTTTTGCCCTACCAACCACTGTCGGGAGGCCCAAATACCTCTCACTTAACGCCTCAGATTCAATACCAACAGTTTCTTTGAGAGAATTCTTCAACTCCTGTTAGCATCCCTTACCAAAGAGTATTGACGATTTCTGAAGGTTAACCTTTTGCCCCGACGCTTCCTCGTATCTACCTAGGATATTCTTCAATgcctgaaagttatcaacagaacCCTGAAGAAAGACAATGCTATCATCTGCAAACAGGAGATGTGTCACTTGCGGGCCAGTGCCTCCAAATGAcacacctttaataagcttgtcatcTTCGGCCTTCTTCAAGAGTGCAGAGAAGCCTTCCACGCAGAAAAGGAATAAGTACGGCGACAATGGATCTCCTTGCCTTAGCCCACGAGAGGGAGTGAACCACCTGGACAACCCCCCGTTTAACTTCACCATAAAACTTGCTGACGTCACGCACCTCATGACCATGCTGATCCAAGCTGTATCAAAACCAAATCGTCCCAACATTTGCTCCAAAAAACTCCACTCCACCCTatcatacgccttcatcatatccagcttTACCGCACATAAGggtttcttccttttccttttcctgatTGCGTGCACACACTCATAAGCCACAAATACATTATCAGTAATTAGCCGCCCTGGCACGAAAGCGCTTTGTTCCTCAGAAATAAGTATCGGTAGAATAACCTTTAGTCTATTCGCCAACACCTTCGCTGCAATTTTGTATAAAACATTACACAGGCTAATTGAGCGAAATTGTGAAAGTAACTCCAGTGAGTTAACTTTCGGGATCATAACGATGACAGTTGCATTAAACGCGTCTGGTGCTGCCCGTCCTGCAAGAAACTCCCGGACCACCGTGCAAACCTCCGTTTTTACAAGCGACCAGTGTCGCTGATAAAATAGGGCAGGGAGGCCATCGGGACCTGGAGCTTTCATAGGCCCCATCTGGAACAAAGCTTTCTCTATCTCCTCGTCTGCAATCGGTGCCACTAGTTTCTGGTTCATATCATTTGTAACAGCAGCTGGTATATTATCAAGCAGTTCCTGCACTCCTACCGACCCCTCTGAGGTGAACAAATTTTCATAGAACTTTGCCGCCATCTCGCGCATTTCCTCATCTGCCATGCACTTCGAACCATCCTCCCGTATCAGTGCCCTTACCGTGTTTTTTCGCTTCCTATGTGATGCTCTTCCTTGGAAGTATTTTGTATTCATGTCCCCTGCAGCTAACCAGTCAACCCTGGATCTTTGTCGCTGCATTATTTCTTCACGAGCGTAAACTTCCCGAAGTTGTTCTTCTATGTCCCTCACCTCCGTAGTATACCCAGTTCGTAACGCTCTGAATCTTGCATCTTCTAGTTGTACCTTTAGCTGCTTGATTTGCTGGCGGATGGAGCCAAACACCACACGCCCCCACTCTTGCATGCTCGCCGTAAGCTTTCCTAGCCTGCCGCAGGTGGCCGACAGCCCCGTTTCTCCATCGTCCGCTTCCAACCACTTCTCGGCTACCATGGAATCATAGCTTTCAAGCCTTAACCATGCCTCCTCAAATCTAAACTGTCGTGCACCATGGTGTCCCTGTTCTGGAGCCGTCTCCAGAATGTGAACCACCAAAGCGACATGGTCCGACTCCTCGGTAATTATGTGTTGGACGTGAGTGTGCGGGAATAGTGCTAGAAAATCATCATTGCATGTTCCCCGGTCGAGACGGACCTGAATATTTTCATCACCTTGTCTTTTGTTATCCCACGTGTAGGGATAGCCTGAAAAACCCAAGTCTGCAAGGCCGCAGTCGGCCAGACAGTCGCGAAAACCTTCCATCTGCAGAAAGCTTCGTTGGTTTCCCCCCTTCTGTTTGGTTTGTAATAGCGCTTCATTGAAATCTCCGACACACAACCATGGAAGTGCATCCTGTCGTTTTAGGTATCGGATTGCATCCCAAGATTTTTTTCTATGCTCCACGTCCGGTTCACCGTAGAATCCAGTGATTCTACAGGTTTTTCCTTCCCAGACCACTTCCACATCCACAAAGTACTGGCTCCATGGCCTCACAATAACCTTTAAATGCTCTCTCCACCACATCGCTAGCCCACCACTTTGTCCTTGACAGTCCACCGCCACACCACAAGAAAACCCCAGACTCCATCTTAGTTTCTCCATAGCCCTCGATTTCTTCTTTGTTTCAGATAAAAAGACCACCGCTGGGTTGTGGGACCGAATCAGGTCTCTCAGTTCGCCCACTGTCGAGTCCAACCCCAGTCCTCGACAGTTCCAGGCTAAAACATTCATTGCTCCCGGCGGCCTCGATCCTCGGGGTCCGCCGATCTATCGCTGTTAACTGAGATGCGGTCAAACACTGTCGACGTTTTACGCCGTATATCGCGAATGAAAACATCTTGTCCTGCTGGCCTGTCCGACTCCCCCTTGGCTACCCACATATGTCTCGGCCCTCGCTTCCTGCTTTCATGCACTTCTTGCTCTCTCTGGATCTCCCTATACTCATAAGCCGAGCTTTTCCTTGGTTTATGCACGTAGTAGCCCCTCCTTTCCTGTTGTCCATAACCTTCTGACCTCCCATGCTGCTCTACCCTCATATACCCACCTTCATGGCGCCCCCCATTCTTCACATCAGCAGATCCTTTTCCCTTCATCTCCCAGGAAGCTCCACGTTCAGACTCTCTCTCCCTTCCTCGATTTCTATCAATCAGCTTGTCCCTCAGATTCTGTTCTCTTTTCATCTCCAAGACTGTCCCTCAGATCCTGCTCACGTCCAGCACCACTCCTCGTTTTATCGCGTCTAGGGCTATTCACCTCTGCATCTCTCGGCTTACTCTGTCCGCCAGTGCGGTTTTTAGCTGATTGAGAGAATTCAGTGTTTAGATTTCTCTTGGTTGGAATATCCCTCACGCGACTTTGCTCATCTCGATGCCTTGGTCTTGTACCGTCATTCTGTGAGCTATTCCAGCTGTTGCTGCTACTTGCTACCCCTCCCTTAGATCCCTCCTTTCCTGTATTTCTTCTGGGGGATGCCCGCAGCCATCCTCCCCATTTGAGCGAGGAGTCAACAGGGGGCTCGCAAACACCCCCCTTGTGCACTAGTCGCCCACAATCGAAGCAGAAGTGGGGGACTTTCTCATAGTAGAAGTCAAACCATGTGCCCACCTTATCATCTTTAGATCTCTTCAAAGTAAAGCCTCGGACTAGCGGTTCATAAACATCAATTTTTTCTCGAACTCGTAACTGGTTTCCCCTTGCAACTCCATCCTTGTCCACATCAACTCTCACGACTTCTCCCAACCAATTGCCCAAAGCTTTCCCAAACACCTCTGTCCTCTTATCCGGTGGAAGATCCGTCACCCTAACCCACATATCGACTCTGTCAAACACCATCTCCGAGAGTCTCGTTTTTCCTTCATATTCCGTCATGATCAGAACACTAAAATCAAACTGCCAAGGCCCATTGTTCATAACATGTCTGTAGTCTCCCTCACTTCCAAAGTGTACCACAAAAATATTTGAGCCCCTGTCCCTGAACTGAGCTTCTTTATGCAGCCCCCACGCCCGAGTCATAGCTTTTTCTAGTGCTGTCTTGTTCATCGGACGAGTGGTACAAGCCTTCCCCACCGCAGACCATCTCGAACTCTTAGGCATCTCTGTCTCCTGATCTTCAAAGATGAAACCCTCAGCTTCTTTATCCATAAGAACCATGCCTCCCAATCTTGCAGACAAGCTCGACGTCGGATCCGGGGTCTTGCACTCCAACGGGGATTTTGATTCTTCTCTGTTATTTAGGCCATCCCCCTTGTGCGCCGTCGGCGTTGCCGCCGCCGTCTTCATTGGTGTAGCCGTCTTTGACCTCCCAGTCGCTGGAGTGGCTGCCGCCGCCTTAGATGTATTCGAGTTattcttcttccccgccgccgtcgccttaTCATCCGCAGTCCCAGCCATGAGCAGCAGCCCACAACAGGGAGAATCCGTTCTTGGCCCGCGTCTAGGGATGCGCCGTCGCCTCCCTCTCCGCTGCCAGATGCACACCACCCCCGAGCagcgaaaccctaaccctagcgtagGAGCGCAATCGCCTCGCGATCGCCCCCTACCGCCTTAGCGTTTCCTTTTCGTGGTGGACCCACTCTCCAGCCCGGTCTGCTACTATGACTAGCCTTATGCCATACTACCATGCACATTTTCCCCCTCTAGAACGACTCATTTTACATTTATGCCACGCATTGGACGGTGACGGTTGCGAGTCCCCTTGGCCTCGAGCCAGTTCAGTTTCCTAGGCGCGCTACACTCCCGTGATAAAGTTACTGTAATACTCCTGCTCAGTAGCACAAGCAGTGGTACTACTGCTCAGTGCACACCACCCAACTCACCCACACTTTCCCCGCGGCGATGGGTCGCACGAAGcacgcggtggcggcgacggcggcgacgacggagACGAAGAAGCGGCTCCGCTTCGAGCTCTCCCCGCGCTGGAGGCCGCCGCCGGCGCTGCGCCAGGTACCGCCGGAGCCgcagccggagaagaagaagaagcgggcgtaCCGGTTCCGGCCGGGCACGGTAGCGCTGCGGGAGGTCAGGAAGTACCAGAAGTCCACCGGGCCGCTCATCCCCTTCGCGCCCTTCGTCCGCCTGGTGAGTGTGGGTTGGGTACCCCGTACCCGTGCCCCCCTCTGCCCGTCCCGTCCTCCGATTTGTACCTGTATCACCGATTCGAGATTCAGTATGCGGAGACAGGTGCTCGTCCTGTGCTGATGGTAAATTTGCAGGTTAAGGAGATCACCGACGACTTGACGAAGGGCGAGATGAACCACTGGACTCCTCAGGCGCTCTTCTCGTTGCAGGAGGTCGGTCAATGGTCAATGCCGAAACCTGCCGTGTACTATTAGGCCTGATGGTTCCCATTAAAGAAACCAGCAACTGCAATAGTTCTGAGAATTGTGAGACTGATAAATTTATCACCATAATGCATAGTTCCTGAATCTGAATGCTCCGGTGTTCATGCAGTTGATACATCTGTTTAGCACCATGATTGTTCTTTGGTGGCTGGTAACTCAAAACCAAAATCAAATGTCTTTGTGCCATAGTTCATAGCTTCTCGTTGTTTGGTCTAAGATATACACTGTCACTGTGTCTTGCAACATAATCATGCCACGCACGCAAAACTGAACTATTGTTCATATTACATTTTGCTTAAGGGTGTGACTGAGAAGTGAGGAAGAGGTAgtccaaattttttttttgaattttatcaTGTGATGGTTATGTATCTGAACGCCCAAGGATTTATCTGTATCCACTATCCAGTACAACGACACAAGTGCTTTTATAGAACTATACAAGATTGCTAGTGCATGGTAAGTACACTAACACAAGTCGCCTCTTGCCAGAAATAATTTCTTCTGCATAACTAGCAAAATTAACATAGAGTTGACTACATTCCATATGTGGCCTATCAAATAAGTTGAATGTCCTAATTGTGCTTTCAGTCACTGTCCTGTATATTTGCTTTGAGTTTGCACATGATTTTCTTTTCCTTTCCCTCTGCAGGCTGCAGAGTATCACATAGTCGATGTATTTGAAAAGGCAAATCTATGTGCCATCCATGCTAAGCGTGTTACCATCAGTAAGTTATCACTGAATGAACACTTCCTTTCCTTTACAATATTATGCAAAAGGAAACATGGCAGTCATAAAAGCATTTCAATTTCAGGATCATCTTTGCTTTTATTTGATGTGTTATCTAGTTTCGATGTTGTTTCAAGCTGCAAAAATTCAATGATTATTAATGATTAGAAGATCCACAGTTATCATATCTCAGCAGCTTCTCGTAT
Proteins encoded in this window:
- the LOC123060493 gene encoding putative histone H3.3-like type 3, with protein sequence MGRTKHAVAATAATTETKKRLRFELSPRWRPPPALRQVPPEPQPEKKKKRAYRFRPGTVALREVRKYQKSTGPLIPFAPFVRLVKEITDDLTKGEMNHWTPQALFSLQEAAEYHIVDVFEKANLCAIHAKRVTIMQKDIQLARRIGGRRPW